The following coding sequences are from one Daphnia pulex isolate KAP4 chromosome 11, ASM2113471v1 window:
- the LOC124208129 gene encoding uncharacterized protein LOC124208129 isoform X2: MKSSTDLMITMVTALFLVGGISSLPTKKAVTSGGITTATTLSKAEFTPAADNKGYIRVVLDDPQLKELAAYATEEIRLRQQSPDLSLKGIVFALKQISTSNNFKVTLVLAKTGEKPSQSLLCNVDVVVDGTNNERRLSKADCIRANIVSGIQSISSDGTFQEDADLAAAIFAATEFNRQNNSSSLTLLHYTASGSLEMISGTEYKLQMQMSDKKDQVLLCDTNVLPRTPRILHGVECSASAGRTDKDDVGSYNAADVKDADVKETAEFAANSLTERQVHKLSTAVAGADDLLSLVKVAKAWKKPVRGIQRRLRMTLSNEGITEPSSYCLAVVFEDRLSGEYELVNGPGTTVCSSTPPIA; this comes from the coding sequence ATGAAGTCTTCAACTGATCTCATGATCACCATGGTAACGGCACTTTTCCTGGTTGGCGGAATCTCATCACTTCCGACCAAAAAGGCTGTGACGAGTGGCGGAATAACGACAGCCACCACCTTGAGCAAAGCCGAATTTACTCCGGCTGCTGATAACAAAGGTTACATCCGCGTGGTTCTCGACGACCCGCAATTAAAAGAATTGGCTGCCTACGCTACCGAGGAGATCCGATTACGTCAGCAATCGCCAGACCTCTCGCTAAAGGGTATTGTCTTTgctttgaaacaaatttccacGTCCAACAACTTCAAGGTGACTTTGGTGCTGGCCAAAACGGGCGAGAAACCTTCGCAATCTTTGCTCTGCAACGTCGACGTTGTGGTGGATGGAACCAACAACGAGCGGCGGCTGTCGAAAGCGGATTGCATCAGAGCCAACATTGTCAGCGGTATTCAATCAATAAGTTCAGACGGAACGTTTCAAGAGGACGCCGATCTGGCGGCGGCTATCTTCGCCGCTACCGAATTTAACCGTCAAAATAATTCATCTTCGCTAACCCTATTGCATTATACCGCTTCCGGCTCGTTGGAGATGATATCCGGCACGGAATATAAACTCCAGATGCAAATGAGCGACAAAAAGGACCAGGTTCTTTTGTGCGATACAAACGTCTTACCGAGAACGCCCAGGATACTGCACGGAGTAGAATGTAGCGCTTCCGCTGGAAGAACGGATAAGGACGATGTCGGATCTTATAACGCGGCTGACGTCAAGGATGCCGATGTTAAAGAGACGGCCGAATTTGCGGCCAACTCGCTAACGGAGCGGCAGGTTCACAAATTGAGTACTGCTGTAGCAGGTGCGGATGATTTGTTGAGCCTGGTGAAGGTTGCCAAAGCCTGGAAGAAACCTGTTCGCGGAATCCAGCGGAGACTTCGCATGACGTTGAGTAACGAAGGAATCACCGAGCCGTCATCTTATTGCTTGGCCGTCGTCTTTGAAGATAGATTGTCGGGAGAATATGAACTCGTCAACGGTCCCGGAACTACCGTCTGTTCGTCGACGCCACCTATTGCTTGA
- the LOC124208129 gene encoding uncharacterized protein LOC124208129 isoform X1, with product MEGSIAKKRKLNRTKPESWNDVKFTDSNTNGSKEIFEAVRMGSKDVLKKLLATNGLDVTSKLAQSYNEEGETPLLVAIKCKHLNVVKFLVEDLKVNIGQIGRFFWKMMDYSEVLPLFASIISDQLSIMQFLFAEEMKYKSTISLDSIMSSSIPRPQKIDQLELIGATFILFKNVSSISQEDDGINDPDEQQGRMCWKEAMTLRLCPADGEPQIPKIPFQLSDRGRKAFGDLVEPMTLEQVVQSLKSPSLIGEAFLVAIRYLSRAGLFPNLFIPDRFYTHFLREYYTCSDIGYVFKHAMYLLELLEPCKWEDDFLGSTSSILHHYNNDFNNLNSALDTIASVIKKMGWSLDSKFGSGMLECIPMPTDFDNCMFIFRFCCNHIRRVIAQFCHDGQLTIIARRFITDTMEEITILLIEISGCILILMSQLTAEEIQQLQQSITEFIHLCDQTGTCRSKFFNYFCVLMASDGDHFENVGVIIIQHFIDSGLLDPNAVDDEGDTVLHHLISRLQFHCDTGIEKFSFTALVQMLDNGGQIDKVNNDGQTVRGILAHWKSELIAKDILIILMVLTR from the coding sequence ATGGAGGGGTCTAttgccaagaaaagaaaactgaatcGAACGAAACCAGAGAGTTGGAACGATGTGAAATTCACTGATTCCAACACGAACGGTTCCAAAGAGATTTTTGAAGCTGTCAGGATGGGATCGAaggatgttttaaaaaaattactggcCACAAACGGACTAGATGTGACATCTAAACTTGCCCAGTCCTACAACGAAGAGGGTGAAACCCCCTTGCTGGTGGCAATCAAATGCAAACACTTGAATGTGGTCAAGTTCTTGGTCGAAGATTTGAAAGTCAATATCGGACAGATTGGTCGATTTTTCTGGAAAATGATGGATTATTCGGAAGTGCTGCCATTATTTGCATCAATTATCTCCGACCAGCTATCCATTATGCAATTCCTTTTTGCTGAAGAAATGAAGTACAAATCTACAATCAGTTTGGATTCAATTATGTCGAGCTCCATCCCTCGTCCGCAGAAAATCGACCAACTGGAGCTGATTGGCGCCACTTTtatccttttcaaaaatgtttcatcgATTTCACAAGAAGATGATGGAATAAATGACCCGGATGAACAGCAAGGAAGGATGTGCTGGAAAGAAGCCATGACCCTTCGCCTTTGTCCAGCGGACGGTGAGCCGCAAATTCCGAAGATTCCGTTCCAATTATCCGATCGTGGTCGCAAAGCTTTTGGAGATCTTGTCGAACCGATGACATTGGAACAAGTCGTGCAATCGCTGAAGAGTCCATCTCTTATCGGTGAGGCTTTCTTGGTCGCTATCCGATACCTCAGCCGAGCTGGTCTTTTCCCCAATCTCTTCATTCCTGATCGTTTCTATACGCATTTTCTGCGTGAGTATTATACGTGTTCTGACATTGGTTATGTGTTTAAACATGCCATGTATCTTTTGGAATTGCTGGAGCCCTGCAAATGGGAGGACGATTTTCTTGGGTCAACAAGTTCAATACTGCATCATTACAACAatgatttcaataatttaaacTCGGCATTGGATACCATAGCCTCGGTAATCAAGAAAATGGGATGGAGTCTAGATTCGAAATTTGGTAGTGGCATGCTGGAGTGTATTCCGATGCCGACGGACTTCGACAATTGCATGTTTATCTTTCGCTTCTGTTGCAACCACATTAGGAGAGTGATCGCACAGTTTTGCCACGATGGCCAGCTTACCATTATAGCTCGTCGTTTTATCACAGATACAATGGAAGAAATCACAATTTTGCTGATTGAAATTTCCGGCTGTATTCTCATTTTGATGTCCCAGCTGACTGCGgaagaaattcaacaattGCAGCAAAGCATCACGGAATTTATTCACCTGTGCGACCAGACGGGAACTTGTcgttctaaattttttaactatttctgCGTTTTGATGGCCAGTGATGGTGACCATTTCGAAAATGTTGGCGTTATAATCATCCAGCATTTTATAGACTCCGGTTTACTGGATCCCAACGCAGTGGATGACGAGGGAGACACCGTACTACACCATCTAATCTCTCGTCTACAATTTCACTGTGACACCGGcattgaaaaattcagctTTACGGCTCTAGTACAGATGTTGGATAATGGCGGCCAAATCGACAAAGTTAACAACGATGGCCAAACAGTTCGTGGTATTCTCGCACACTGGAAATCAGAACTAATAGCCAAGGATATTCTAATCATCCTGATGGTATTGACTCGGTGA